CCGGATGGCTTCCGGCGCCTGGCGGCGGTCTCCGTGGTCACGACGCCGAGAGGGCGTGATCCACGAGTGCGCGCGCGTAGGCGGCGTCCAGCCGGCTCGGGCGGAAGAGGATGCGGTACATCATCGGCGCCACGACCCGGTCGATGATCTGTTCCCTGTCCGGGGCGGCCTCGCCCCGTTCCGACGCGCGGGCCAGGACGATGTCGAGGTGATCCGCGGCGTAGGCGGAGCACTGGCCCGCGTTGCTCCCGTCCGGGTCTCCGAGGAGCGCGTCCCTGATGTACGCGCGCCCCGGCGGGGAGGCCATCTCGTCGAGGAACTGCTCGGCCCACGCACCGAGGTCCGCACGCAGGCTGCCGAGGTCGGCCGGCGGTGCCTCGGGGCGCAGGTGCTCGACCGCGACGTCGGACAGGAGCTCCTGGAGGTCTCCCCACCGGCGGTAGACGGTCGACGGCGTCACTCCCGCGCGAGCCGCGACGAGCGGAACGGTCAGCGCCTCGCGCCCCAGCTCGGTCTGCAGCTCACGGACTGCCGCGTGGACCGATTCCTGAACGCGGGCGCTGCGCCCTCCGGGCCGAACCATGGGCTTGGGACTCATGACTCCAGCCTAATCCGTTAACGCACATTCGTTGCTTCTACGTGGTGCCGCCACTCAGGCCGCGATCGGAGCCAGCCGCCCCGCTCCGACACCGCTGCCGGTGTCGGCGGTGGCCACCTCGTAGGCACGCCCCACCCGCAGCACGGTCGCTTCGTCGAGAGGGCGCCCCATCAGCTGCATGCCGATCGGCAGGCCCGCGTGGTCCTGGCCCACGGGCAGGGTCAGCGCCGGCACCCCCGCGATATTGGCGGGCGCGGAGAGCCGGACGTAGCTCTCGGAGACGGCCTCCACCGTGCCGTCCGCCCACTCCACGCTCTCCCGAACCGCCTCGGCCGCCGTCATCGGCACCGTCGGGGCCGCGATCACGTCGACGCTGCCGAGCAGCTTCGCCCACGCCTCGCGCATCAGCGTCCTCGCACGCTGGGCCCGGAGGTAGTCACCGGCGGACACGAGCTCGCCCGCCTCCAGCAGGACGCGGACGTCCGGCGCGTACAGGTCGGGCACCGAGCGAAGCGTCTGCTCGTGGTAGGCGGACGCCTCGGGGACCATCAGCCCCCACTGGGTGGGCAGGATGTAGCGCGTGAACGGGATCTCGACCTCGACGAGTTCGGCCCCGAGCTCCTGGAGCTGCCCGATGGCCCTGCGCACGCCCTCCTCCACCTCCGGGCTGATGCGCTCGAAGTAGTAGTTGCGCGGCACTCCCACCCGCAGCCCTGCGAGGTCGCCTTCCGGGGTGGCCCCGGCGCTCGGAGCGGCGGCGCCTCCCACCAGTGCGGCGAGGACGAGCGAGGCGTCCTCCACGGTGCGGGTGAGGGGGCCGACATGATCCAGGGACCAGGACAGCGAGGTCACTCCGCGGCGAGGGACCAGGTCGTACGTCGGCTTGAGGCCGACCACGCCGTTGAGCGCCGCGGGCACACGGATCGATCCGCCGGTGTCGGTGCCCAGCGCGAAGGTGGCTTCTCCCGCCGCGACGGCGACGGCGGAGCCGCCGCTCGAACCGCCCGCGACGCGGCTGTGGTCCCAGGCGTTGCGCGTCTGCGGGGTGGTGAGACCGTAGGCGAACTCGTGGGTGTGGGTCTTTCCGAGGAGCACCGCTCGGGCCTCGGACAGCCGCGCGGCGACGGCGCTGTCGCGTGCGGCGACATGGCCCTCCCTGACGCGCGAACTCGCCGTGGTGGGCATGCCTTGGGCGTCGATCAGGTCCTTCAGGCCCATGGGTATTCCGTGCAGCGGACCGCGCGACGCCCCATCGGCCAGCTCGCGCTCGGCCCGGACCGCGGAACTCCGGGCGGATTCCGCGGCAACGGCGACGTAGGCCTGGAGGCGCGCTTCCACCGCCCCGATGCGGTCGAGCACCGAGTCGGTCAGCTCGACCGGGGAGAGTTCCTTCGCGGCCATGGCACGGGCGGCGTCGGCGAGGGACAACTCAAACGGCTGCATCGACGTCCTCCTGTCCGGGCGTGTAGTGCATCGCGGGCGGCGTGTCGCCGAAGTCCAGTTCGCGCAGCGTGGCGACGACGGACTGGATGTACGTGGCGGTCGCCGCCACCACCTCGTGACGGTCGCTCCCCAGCGGCAGCCCCGCACGGAGCGCCCCTCGGGCGGCCTCCTGCGGGGTGATCTCGGCGGTG
This Streptomyces sp. NBC_01283 DNA region includes the following protein-coding sequences:
- a CDS encoding TetR/AcrR family transcriptional regulator, coding for MSPKPMVRPGGRSARVQESVHAAVRELQTELGREALTVPLVAARAGVTPSTVYRRWGDLQELLSDVAVEHLRPEAPPADLGSLRADLGAWAEQFLDEMASPPGRAYIRDALLGDPDGSNAGQCSAYAADHLDIVLARASERGEAAPDREQIIDRVVAPMMYRILFRPSRLDAAYARALVDHALSAS
- a CDS encoding amidase, which encodes MQPFELSLADAARAMAAKELSPVELTDSVLDRIGAVEARLQAYVAVAAESARSSAVRAERELADGASRGPLHGIPMGLKDLIDAQGMPTTASSRVREGHVAARDSAVAARLSEARAVLLGKTHTHEFAYGLTTPQTRNAWDHSRVAGGSSGGSAVAVAAGEATFALGTDTGGSIRVPAALNGVVGLKPTYDLVPRRGVTSLSWSLDHVGPLTRTVEDASLVLAALVGGAAAPSAGATPEGDLAGLRVGVPRNYYFERISPEVEEGVRRAIGQLQELGAELVEVEIPFTRYILPTQWGLMVPEASAYHEQTLRSVPDLYAPDVRVLLEAGELVSAGDYLRAQRARTLMREAWAKLLGSVDVIAAPTVPMTAAEAVRESVEWADGTVEAVSESYVRLSAPANIAGVPALTLPVGQDHAGLPIGMQLMGRPLDEATVLRVGRAYEVATADTGSGVGAGRLAPIAA